A window from Listeria seeligeri serovar 1/2b str. SLCC3954 encodes these proteins:
- the pcrB gene encoding heptaprenylglyceryl phosphate synthase yields the protein MKHLFKLDPAKNLPHNVIAKLVHSGTDGFIIGGTDNLYLDAVEKLYESLVETDLPIFLEVSDEAMILPEAEHFLIPVVLNTTNNKWTLGLHQELIKQMGDFIPWKRVTSEGYVILNKEAKAAKLTEAETDLTKEDIVAYARLAENIFHLPIFYMEYSGTYGDPEVVKAASGVLNETKLWYGGGIRSKEQAREMAKYADTIIVGNVLYEDLEAALETAAIFKKKTV from the coding sequence ATGAAGCATTTATTTAAGTTAGACCCAGCAAAGAATTTACCTCATAATGTTATAGCAAAGCTTGTTCATTCTGGAACCGATGGATTTATTATTGGTGGAACAGATAATTTATACTTAGATGCAGTGGAAAAACTGTACGAGTCACTCGTGGAAACAGACTTACCCATTTTTTTAGAAGTAAGTGATGAAGCGATGATTTTACCAGAAGCGGAACATTTTTTGATTCCAGTTGTTTTAAATACAACAAATAACAAATGGACGCTCGGACTTCACCAAGAATTAATCAAACAAATGGGCGATTTTATCCCATGGAAACGAGTAACATCAGAAGGATACGTCATTTTAAATAAAGAAGCAAAAGCTGCCAAGTTAACAGAGGCAGAGACAGATCTAACTAAAGAAGATATCGTTGCCTATGCTAGGTTAGCAGAGAATATTTTTCATCTGCCCATTTTTTATATGGAGTACAGTGGCACATATGGAGATCCAGAGGTTGTTAAAGCAGCAAGTGGTGTGCTTAATGAAACAAAACTTTGGTATGGCGGCGGAATTCGTTCAAAAGAGCAAGCTAGAGAAATGGCGAAGTATGCAGACACAATTATTGTCGGCAACGTTCTCTATGAAGATTTAGAAGCAGCACTGGAAACCGCAGCAATTTTTAAGAAGAAAACGGTTTGA